The window TGGCAATTTTAGCTGCTGGCTTTAGTCAATTGAGCCCAAGCATTTATCAACTATGGTAGATTGTAAAATTTAAGTTGAACATATTAGTGGACAGAAAAACCCATAAAGGTCTTTAATGGTGTCACCACAACATTCCATTAGAAAGAAGGACCTTTATGGGCACCACTATTTTATCATTTGAAGACCGCGTTGTCATCGAAACACTTCATCATGAAAAGCACTCACTTCAATATATTGCCGATTATTTAGGCTTTAGTAAAACCACTATCTTTAATGAGGTTCATCGCTTAGCTGGTGAGTATCACGCAGTTAAGGCTCAAACTGACCATGAAGTTAAACTTAGTCATCGTGGTCGTAAAACCATCTTAACGACTAACCTAAAGCGATTGATTGAAGAAAAAATCAAGATCCAAAAATGGTCAATTGAACAAGTGGCTCATGTAGTTAGAATTGGGTTCTACAATATTTGGTACTGATAGAGATTCACTTTGTGAATTTCTACTGGTGCCATTTTCTATTATCAAGTAAAATTGTACAAAAATAGAAGATAGCCTGACCCCTATCTAACGAAAGGAACTATCTCCCACGGATAATAATACCAGATTAGCTCTCAATATCACAGATACTCGTTTAGAATTTGATCCCGACCCTAAATATAAATATCAACCTATGTCTCGAGAAATGACTGACAAAGGTGAGGCTAACGTGTGGCACTGCGTGCTCACATACGAAATGACTTGTCCTAAATGTTCAACCGTCATGAGTCGAAACGGGTACAAAAGTGTCATGTATCAATCTGCCCAAAATGGTACAAGTCTGATTTTCTTTAAAATTAAAAAGCAAAAATACATTTGTAAATGCTGTAAAAATACTGAGCTTGCTGAATTGAGTGATGTAAGAAAAGGAGACCATCTTTTTCGTGACGTAAAACAAATTATCGCTATGCAAATTGAAGAAAACATGAGTATGACTACAATTGCGAAAATCAATAACGTCTCCTCAAATACTGTTATCCGGTCAATTCTAGGATTAGCTTGTTATATCAAACCATCTTTTCATTATTTATCGCGAAACATTGCTTTCGATGATTTCAAATCGGGAAAGTTTGCTAAAAGCGGATACTTCCTTTTACTTATGAATATTGAAACACATCAACCAATAGATGTAATTTCTGACAGAGGTGATCACTCCCTTGAAAAGTACTTTTTAAGATATTCTCCGGCGGCTCGTGCTGCTGTTCGAACGGTTACGGTCGACTTATTTTCCCCTTATCGAAGTACTATTCAAAAAGTTTTCCCGAATGCAATTATCATTGCTGACCATTTTCATGTGGTAGTCCAGGCCTTTAAAGGCCTCAATCAGCTTAGAATAAAAGTAATGAAATCATTTAAGTACGGGTCACCCGAATATCGCCAACTTAACAGATTTTGGAAACTAATTATGAAATCAGAAAGCGACTTAAATCGCTCTGATCGATATAAACGTCGTAATTTCAAAAATTTACAATTGACTGACGACGAAGTCGTTAATCGTTTACTATCGCTTTCCGAAGAATTGCGTGCTGCTTATAACTTCTACCAAGATCTCATTTTCATAATTCATAATCAAAGTTCAGAACGGCTGAAAACCTTATTGTGGCCAGAAGATGATAAAAATTCGGCAATTCTCCCACAGGAAATGGATGCTGCCATCAAGACTCTACGAAAACATTTCGAAGAGATTATAAACAGTTTTAAAACAAAATACTGTCATTTCTCAACAGGTCCTGTAGAAGGATGTAACAACAAAATTAAAGTAATAAAGCGTACTGCGTACGGGTTTAGAAACTTCTATCATTTCAAGATTCGAATTCTAATTGCATTTAAAAATAGTTTCTATTCTAAAAATTTCATATCTCTCACAAAACAACAAAAAACTGCTAATTCCCCGACAACGGAGAAACTAGCAGCTTGATGTTAAAGATTGTGAAATTCTAGGTCATCAGTACTTCTTGACAAAGAACCTAGAATTGCCTACAAAACCATCTATAACTGGATTGATCAGGGACTACTGGATATTAATGTGACTGATTTACCTGACCATGGTATTCGTCGCAAACGATCTAAAGAAACCCGTGGTAGTTTTAGTCATGGACGTTCCATCGAAGATCGTCCAGCTGAAATTTCTGATCGTAATACTTCAGGTCACTTCGAAGCTGATACAGTTTTATCTGGAAAACGTAAAGGTCAAGCAGTAGCTACGTTTGTCGAGCGTAAGAGTCGGCTTACCATCGTTAAACGGCTTAATGGACGAGATAGTACTTCAATGACCAAGGCTATTTTAGAATTGGCTAACCAGTTAGGAGATAATCTCAAGACCCTTACTGTTGACCATGGGAAAGAATTCGCCAACTACAATTTGATTGAAGAACAGACCGGTGTTCCGCTGTACTTTGCGCACGCTTATTCGCCACATGAACGAGGCAGTAATGAAAATCGCAACCGAGTACTACGCCGCTTCATTCCCAAAGGTCAACCGATTGATGAGATTACCGATGATGAATTGATTCAAATTAACTGGTATTTGAATTCCCGACCACTCAAATGTTTAAATTGGCGAACACCGATTGAGATCTTTTTGCGTGATCTGCGTTACTAAATTTGTTCAAGTTATTTCTTGCAATCTGCCTTATAATAAAGAGTGATTATTTTTTGCTTTTCATTTTTACATCGCGTGATTCCAAAGTGGAAACTTGCAAATCAAATTCTTTTTGTTCGTTAATAGATAACTGCTCGTAGAAAGAATGTATGGCCGTTTCGACAGACAAACGTTGATTTTCTGCATATCCAATCATTGACATTGCTTGAAGTTTATTTCTAGTATGGTTGCTAATTTTAAGATTGGTGTTGAACGTTACGGAACTAATTTCTTTATTAGTTGGGTTATCTTTTGCGGGATTCACGAAATCTGATGCTTTAGCTTGCTTTTCAGGCTTGGGAATACTACTTTCTGTATTATTTCTATTGGATCTAATTAATGAATTAGCCATGCTCAATCACCTCAATTCTTGATAGCAATTCATCAGTTACGTTTTTGTATACATCAAAAACCCTCTTGTCGAATTTGGAACCGAATGTAATTCCAGTAATTCCATACCGTTTGAGCCTTTGCATTGAATGAATTTTATTTTTAAATATGTTATCTTCACCAAATTCTGAAATAGCATTAGAAACTGTAGCTTCATCAACAGGTGCGCCTGCTTGGAGTAATACGGCTAATATGCCCACCAACTCCAGCCTAGGTGCTTTGTATTCATTAACTATTTCATCTTGAATATATTTAATAAACGCTTCTGCACCCTCAAAACTATGTTCATGAGTTTGCATAATAATTAAGCAATAATCAGATGCATACAGTGCACTATCAGTAATGAGACTTATTGTAGGTGGAATATCAATGATAATATAATCATATTTTTCCTTTAAAGGATTAAGCAATGTGTTAAAGGCTGTAACCCTATCTAAATATTCATGGTGTTTTTCCATATATCGCGGATATAATGCAAAATCAGGTGCAGACGCCAGCAAATCTAGATGCTCTTTAATATTAATTAATGAATTTGATAAGTCACCGTCTTCTATGCTGGCCATCAATGTTTTTTTAAAATACCCTACTTCATTGCTGATATTTAGCTTAGTTTTTAGGTATAAGTTTGTGGCATTTCCTTGAGGGTCAAGGTCTACTAATAACGTTTGATAGCCGCGATTGCTTAATTCAAGGGCTACCATAGTCGAATTACTAGTTTTACCTACGCCACCTTTGAAATTGCCAAAGGTTATTACTTGGGTCATATGTTATGCACCTCCGTTTTTTTAATAGTAGCACTATGTAGTTCCTACTGTCAATAAGTCTAGTGCAATAGTTCTGTAGTGCAATAGTGCTAGCACTATCTAGTTCTAGTACTACGGAACTAAGTAGTTCAATAGTGCAATAGTTCTGTAGTTCTAGCAATTAGATAGTAAATTGGTTGGAAAAGCTGATATATCAACGCACTACAGAACTAGATAGTGCAGTAGTGCAATAGTGCTGTAGCCGTTGCGCTATTGCACTACGAAACTATTGCACTATCTAGTTCTAGCACTACAGGACTATGGCACTACGTAGTGCTATTTAAAAAAATGTTGACATTATAGCAATAAAACAATTATAATTACATTAAACAAAAAAGCACCTCACAAATTGTGAGATGCAATCAAAATTGAATATAAAAAAAGCCACCCCCGATTGCAGTCGGGCGTAACTAAACAGTTTATACGAATTAACTGTATTGTAGCATGTGTGGCGAATTTTGACAATGTAGAAGCCAACCTGCATGGATAAAGTCCAAACTAAATAGACACGTTTGCCAGTGCGACCGCAATAACAACTGGCTATATCACATAAGCAACGGCCTCGTGTTGTGGGTGATGAATGGTGGTGACCACCAATAAGGGTCAGGGCGGTTTACTGGTGCTTACGAGCACGGTAACTAATCACAACGCTATTAGGGCAGTAATTAATAGGGTGGTTAGTTTGTCGAAAGACAACAGCTACGAGGTTAACTAAATACGTGAGACGGCCGATCGGTCAAGTAAGTAGTTGAGTTGTACTCTAGTGCGACGCTTATTTTTTTATTTAAAATTTGCTCGTGACTAGGGTCCAACTTTGCCATTCACCGCTCAACCAACCTCTCAATCAAGCATGGGTGAACCACTAAGTCAATAAAAAGGGAGTGCTTAGTTATGGAAATTAGAGGATTAACTTACAATTATTTAAAGATGTTTTGCCAAGAATACTTCGGTGCTGAGTTTCCATGGGAAGTTGATTTAGGGTTGCTGGAAGAAGCCAAAGATCAATACATATTAATATTATTATGGTCAGAATTTACACATCATGTGTCAAGTTGTCCTAGAGTACCCGAAGAATTAATGGATATATTTCACTAACTTTTGAGAAATAAGAATCCCGTTAAATCAATGTTTCGGAGTGTTACCTAAACTATACCAATTTAGGTTCACAAAGTTGGTAAATAAAAAGCCCATAACCGAAAGGGGTAATGATCTTACTTGATATAATGTCAATTATGTTAACTAGTCTTATTAGGGGATATAAACTAGTCAACATCTTAAGCAAGTTATTGCGTAATTCATGAAAATGTATGTTATTATGTATTCGGATATGAATCAAGTGTACCGAAATAGCAATGTGCCCGCTAACACATGTGCTATTTTTTTGTGCCTTGAATTGTCAAGTTAAGTGCAATTTTTGATTATGATAGATCTCATATGGTGTTTTCCAGTTTAAACATTTTCGTGGCCTTTTATTCAGCCGATCAACGAATTCTAAAATGACGGTATCCGAAATTGGATCCATATCTTGATTTCTAGGCAGGTACTCGCGGATTAAGCCATTTGTATTTTCATTTGACCCACGTTGCCACGGTCGGGCGTAATCGTACCTAAGTGTTCTGGTGGCAGATCTTTTAGTAGTCTTCGAATAGTAGTGGTCACACTGGCTGAGCTTTTCTTAGCTGCTTTGTGCATTATTAAGTATCTTGAACAACGGTCAACCATTGTGACCACACAAAATCTGCCAGTTTTGCCAGCTACAGTATCCAGCTCCCAGTGGCCAATCTGAGTCCGCTTATTGGCAGACTCAGGTCGTTCTTGGAGTGTATGCGATATAGGAATCTTCCCGCGACGTTCCTCATAACCTTTTTTATGGCGCGATTTACCATGATGTCTAAGCTTTCTGATCACCCCTCTGGCACCTCGTGATGAAAGCTTCTGATCAAATAAACCGGAGTAGATGCCACGATAAATCGTGGTGTAGCTGATCTGAAATGATGAGGTCTCTAATTTTAAGCGTGCGGCAATTTCTTCTGGTGACCATTGTAGATCCAAGAATAAATGCCGGATTAATTGAAGCAATTGGTGATCAGAAAGTAGCGACCGGCGTCCACAATGAGATTTTTGAGCTTCGTAGCGCTCTTGAGCAACAGAAGGTGAATATGCCGATCTATTTCGCGATAACTCACGGCTAACTGTCGACGTTGCTCGACCAATTGTTTGGGCAATTGAAGTCAGTGAAGCCTGATTATTATGCATCAGGAATATCGTTTCGCGTTCACTCATGGTAAGATGTTTGTATTGGATGTAAGCTGATTCCTGAGACAACTTTTAAGAGAGGGTATGATGAATAAATCATCTCTCAAAAGGAAGGAATCAGCTTACATCCAGATGAGGAACTGAAACCTTTAATGACTAAAGCCTTGAGACGCTACTTTAACGCCCTGAGAAGCACATCAAGAATGTTGAGAACTACTTATACGGCACCATGCAAAACCTATTTGGCGTTTGGTGGAATAAACAAGCGGCTAGAGAATATTCGGCCAAACACCCCGAAGAAGAAAAATCGGCCGACAACGATAACAGTGGGTTGTACTACTAGTCCTAAAAGGCTACAAAATCTTTTCTAAGCGATTTTAAGACTTACTAACCTATTTTACTTAAGTTAGATTTAAATGGCTTAAACATAAGAATAGGGGCTTTTAAATGAGTGTCAGAGCTAACCAGGCTAACCAGCTCAAAAGTTTAGCCTTTAGATCAACGCCAAGCTCAAGTGATTTGAGGCCAAGGCTTTATCTATTGATAAGGTACTCAAAAGGTAGTATAATGGTAGTAGTAAAAGAAAGGAAATGAGACAATCATGGCAGTTAAGGAAAAGAAACGGGTCCAAGTCAAGATTGATAAAGATTTGGCCGATGATACCGAAGCAATTTTAAGCGAATTGGGCTTAAATCCAACCACGGCCATTAACATGTTTTACAAGCGGATTGTTGCTAATGGTGCTTTACCTTTTAATGCGTCTTTAAGCGAAGAAGAAAGAGCTAATTTACGCTTTTTAAAGGCGACCGAAGGGACACCAGTCACCGAGTTCAAAGACGCTAAAGAGGTCGCTGATTGGCTCAACGATCCAGATGAGGACTAATGACTTAGTCAGCCTATACGTTAGTTTTGTAGAAACTAACGGTGGCAAGTCTCGGCCAGTTTTAATTCTTCGGGTATCAGAACAGAAGGTCGAGGCTTTTAAAATTACTAGTCAGTATGAAAAGAAGTCGGCTTATATCAAGCAACAATATTATCCGATTCAAGATTGGCAATCCGCTGGGTTGAAGAAACCTTCCTGGGTCGATCTTGGTAATATTTATCGCTTTCCCAAAGCCGGTTTAAACTTTAAAGAAATCGGTCATTTAAGTAAGCTAGATCAAAATAAAATTTCAGACTTTACGCTTGACCTAAAATCAAAAATAAGAGGTAAGGGTCAAAAGATAATTCAACAGCGATCAAGTAAAAGGAAGCACAAAGAAAGTAAAGCAGAGCTTACACAAAGAATTCAAAAACAGTTAAAAGACTTTGCTAAACACAATCCAGAAATTAAGCCAAAAAACAATCCTGAAAATAAAAACGATCGGCCTAGTTATTAGGTTGATCGTTTTTTAATTTATCCGGTTTATGGGCGTTAACATAGTCAGCAAATGTTTTTAAAAGTTCTTCGGTTTGTTCGACCGAGAGGTTATTAGCTTGAAAGTACTTTTCTAATAAAGCCCCTTTTTGAATTAATCGGCGAGAACGGGCTTTGCGGGCTTGCCGATTTTCATAGTATTTAGATTGCCGTAATTTAAAATCTTCCCGATCAATTTTTTGTTTTAAACGCGCTTGCTGCTCGACTAGTTTTTCATATTGATTAGACATGGAATTTCCCCATCTCGTATGGCTAATGATCTACGGACTTTACCTTTAAAAATTCAGAAAATTGCTTAGCTAAAAGCTTAATCTGATCGTTAGACAAATTAGCATAATCTAAATTGGCTTGACTGATGATTTGTTTACCTAGACGTTGTTCAATCTTATTTTTTTCGTCCTTAATTTTTTGATTAAGGGCTTTTAATTTAGCTTCTTGTTTTTCTAAGTTACTTTGAGACATAACGATCTCTCCAATCATATTAGAAATAATCACCGAAACTATATCATATAAGAAACGTTAAGTCAAAGTATAAAATTTGAAATAGCGAAGCGGAAGGCATACACTAAGTTAAAGTTAAGATAATCAGAAGACCGAGTGAAACGAGGTTAATGCGCACTTACACACAACAACTAAAGTTGGTTGTGTTATTGTGCTAAACACTTGTATTAGAAGTCGCCGATGGCGACAACAAAATCAAACCCATAAACCCAAAGAAAGGTGGTGACCGACATGGCAATTTTTCACATGAGCTTTAGTAATATTAGTGCTGGAAAAGGAAGAAGTGCAATTGCTGGAGCAAGTTATCGAAGTGGCGAAAAATTATTCGATCAAAAAGAAGGTCGAAGTTATTTTTATGCTCGGTCGGTTATGCCAGAAAGCTTTATTTTAACACCAAAGAATGCGCCAGAATGGGCGAGTGATAGAGAGAAATTATGGAACGAAGTTGAAAGAAAAGACCGTCGAGCAAACTCACGGTACGCTAAAGAGTTTAACGTGGCTCTACCAGTTGAATTAAGTGAAGATGAACAGAAAGAATTATTGACAAAATATGTACAAGAAAATTTTGTTGATGAAGGTATGGTTGCCGATGTGGCAATTCATAGAGATCACCCAGATAATCCGCACGCTCATGTGATGTTAACTAACCGTCCATTTAACCCAGACGGAACGTGGGGATTGAAAAGTAAACGAGAAAACATATTAGACGAAAATGGGAACAAGACTTATACAGGAAATAGTCGTTTTCCAAGATCAAGAAAGGTGTGGTTAGTTGATTGGGATAAAAAAGAAAAAATCAATCAATGGCGGCACAATTGGGCGGTTAGTGTAAATCAAGTTTTAGAGCAAAAAAATATTCCCGATCGGATCAGCGAAAAATCATTTATCGAGGAGGGAATAGATGATACACCAACTCAACATGAGGGAATTAATAGTAAGCGGCATGAAAGAAAAGAATTTAACCAACAAGTTAAGAACTATCGTAAGTCCAAAGCTGGCTATAAAAACAACCAAGAAAAAGTAATCAATAGAGGTCATTTAGATAGCCTAAGTAAACACTTCTCGTTTAATGAAAAACGGGTAGTTAAAGAGTTAAGCCATGAACTGAAAACTTATATCAGTTTGGAGAACTTAGATGATAAGCGGCGCATGCTATTTAATTGGAAAAACAGCACCTTAATTAAACATGCGGTTGGTGAAGATGTGACTAAACAATTATTGACAATTAACCAACAAGAAAGCTCACTCAAAAAAGCAGATGAACTCTTAAATAAAGTAGTTGATCGCACTACGAAAAAACTTTATCCAGAGCTTAATTTTGAACAGACCACGCAAGCTGAAAGACGAGAATTAATTAAGGAAACCGATAGCGAACAAACAGTTTTCAAGGGTAGTGAATTAAACGAACGTTTAATGAACATTCGTGATGATTTGTTGACCCAACAATTATTGACCTTTACCAAACGGCCATACGTTGGTTTTAAGTTATTAATGCAACAAGAAAAAGAGGCCAAAATTGATCTGAAATATACGCTAATGATCCACTCTGATAGCTTAGAAAGCCTGGAACACGTCGATAAAGGACTACTAGAAAAGTATTCACCAGCAGAACAGCAAAAGATTACTCGAGCAGTCAAAGACCTACGGACAATCATGGCCGTTAAGCAAGTCATTCAAACGCAATACCATGAAGTATTGAAAAGAGCCTTTCCCAAAGGTGATTTAGATGGATTGCCATTGATTAAACAGGAACAAGCCTATACAGCCGTGATGTACTATGATCCTGTTTTAAAGCCATGTCAGGCCGAAACGATTGAACAGTGGCAAGCAAATCCACCACAGGTTTTCAGTACCCAAGAACATCAATTAGGGTTAGCTTATTTGTCGGGGCAGCTTAGCTTAGATCAGTTAGAAAATCATAACTTACAACGAGTTTTAAAGCATGACGGAACGAAACAAATTTTTCTTGGTGAGTGTAAAGCTGAT is drawn from Paucilactobacillus hokkaidonensis JCM 18461 and contains these coding sequences:
- a CDS encoding DUF5388 domain-containing protein; the encoded protein is MANSLIRSNRNNTESSIPKPEKQAKASDFVNPAKDNPTNKEISSVTFNTNLKISNHTRNKLQAMSMIGYAENQRLSVETAIHSFYEQLSINEQKEFDLQVSTLESRDVKMKSKK
- a CDS encoding type II toxin-antitoxin system RelB/DinJ family antitoxin; translated protein: MAVKEKKRVQVKIDKDLADDTEAILSELGLNPTTAINMFYKRIVANGALPFNASLSEEERANLRFLKATEGTPVTEFKDAKEVADWLNDPDED
- a CDS encoding mRNA interferase PemK codes for the protein MRTNDLVSLYVSFVETNGGKSRPVLILRVSEQKVEAFKITSQYEKKSAYIKQQYYPIQDWQSAGLKKPSWVDLGNIYRFPKAGLNFKEIGHLSKLDQNKISDFTLDLKSKIRGKGQKIIQQRSSKRKHKESKAELTQRIQKQLKDFAKHNPEIKPKNNPENKNDRPSY
- the mobQ gene encoding MobQ family relaxase, with protein sequence MAIFHMSFSNISAGKGRSAIAGASYRSGEKLFDQKEGRSYFYARSVMPESFILTPKNAPEWASDREKLWNEVERKDRRANSRYAKEFNVALPVELSEDEQKELLTKYVQENFVDEGMVADVAIHRDHPDNPHAHVMLTNRPFNPDGTWGLKSKRENILDENGNKTYTGNSRFPRSRKVWLVDWDKKEKINQWRHNWAVSVNQVLEQKNIPDRISEKSFIEEGIDDTPTQHEGINSKRHERKEFNQQVKNYRKSKAGYKNNQEKVINRGHLDSLSKHFSFNEKRVVKELSHELKTYISLENLDDKRRMLFNWKNSTLIKHAVGEDVTKQLLTINQQESSLKKADELLNKVVDRTTKKLYPELNFEQTTQAERRELIKETDSEQTVFKGSELNERLMNIRDDLLTQQLLTFTKRPYVGFKLLMQQEKEAKIDLKYTLMIHSDSLESLEHVDKGLLEKYSPAEQQKITRAVKDLRTIMAVKQVIQTQYHEVLKRAFPKGDLDGLPLIKQEQAYTAVMYYDPVLKPCQAETIEQWQANPPQVFSTQEHQLGLAYLSGQLSLDQLENHNLQRVLKHDGTKQIFLGECKADPTIKTSQIEKIQKQLKEQQAKDDQYRKSQLAHYQPLNYKPVSPEYYLKTAFSDAIMAALYARDEDYQRQRQAQGLKEAEWEMTKKQRQHQTRNRHEDGGMHL
- a CDS encoding ISL3 family transposase; this encodes MTCPKCSTVMSRNGYKSVMYQSAQNGTSLIFFKIKKQKYICKCCKNTELAELSDVRKGDHLFRDVKQIIAMQIEENMSMTTIAKINNVSSNTVIRSILGLACYIKPSFHYLSRNIAFDDFKSGKFAKSGYFLLLMNIETHQPIDVISDRGDHSLEKYFLRYSPAARAAVRTVTVDLFSPYRSTIQKVFPNAIIIADHFHVVVQAFKGLNQLRIKVMKSFKYGSPEYRQLNRFWKLIMKSESDLNRSDRYKRRNFKNLQLTDDEVVNRLLSLSEELRAAYNFYQDLIFIIHNQSSERLKTLLWPEDDKNSAILPQEMDAAIKTLRKHFEEIINSFKTKYCHFSTGPVEGCNNKIKVIKRTAYGFRNFYHFKIRILIAFKNSFYSKNFISLTKQQKTANSPTTEKLAA
- a CDS encoding ParA family protein yields the protein MTQVITFGNFKGGVGKTSNSTMVALELSNRGYQTLLVDLDPQGNATNLYLKTKLNISNEVGYFKKTLMASIEDGDLSNSLINIKEHLDLLASAPDFALYPRYMEKHHEYLDRVTAFNTLLNPLKEKYDYIIIDIPPTISLITDSALYASDYCLIIMQTHEHSFEGAEAFIKYIQDEIVNEYKAPRLELVGILAVLLQAGAPVDEATVSNAISEFGEDNIFKNKIHSMQRLKRYGITGITFGSKFDKRVFDVYKNVTDELLSRIEVIEHG